The Stigmatopora argus isolate UIUO_Sarg chromosome 16, RoL_Sarg_1.0, whole genome shotgun sequence genome has a window encoding:
- the tmem119b gene encoding transmembrane protein 119b: protein MNTRLSHPPEASARPDVSGASDFPARVADFLREHALPVLLAACLLLVVALAFCGAIYLTRRRRAVAYYPSSYPAKMYVDRQDKKGGTGGFRQVPDRQPAAPGAATGVGHPEGQPVDSNKQLQADIVRMAQSLKTTPGGPAEDAAGRVGEAPPPKTVREPRGGNLRPSSLHLHNDSATLQLIAGEKTAF from the coding sequence ATGAATACCCGTTTGAGCCACCCGCCCGAGGCCAGCGCCCGGCCGGACGTCTCCGGCGCCTCGGACTTCCCGGCCCGCGTGGCGGACTTCCTGCGGGAGCACGCGCTGCCCGTCCTCTTGGCGGCCTGCCTGCTCCTCGTCGTGGCGTTGGCCTTCTGCGGCGCCATCTACCTGACGCGCCGCCGACGAGCCGTGGCCTACTACCCGTCGTCCTACCCCGCCAAGATGTACGTGGACCGCCAAGATAAGAAGGGCGGGACCGGCGGCTTCCGCCAAGTCCCCGACCGTCAGCCGGCGGCGCCCGGAGCGGCGACGGGGGTGGGCCATCCGGAGGGCCAGCCCGTGGATTCCAACAAGCAGCTCCAGGCGGACATCGTGAGGATGGCTCAGAGCCTGAAGACGACGCCCGGCGGGCCGGCGGAGGACGCGGCGGGGAGGGTGGGCGAGGCCCCGCCTCCAAAGACGGTTCGAGAGCCCCGCGGCGGGAATCTGCGCCCTTCTTCGTTGCATCTTCACAACGACTCGGCCACTCTGCAGCTCATCGCCGGGGAAAAAACGGCCTTCTAG
- the selplg gene encoding P-selectin glycoprotein ligand 1, which produces MTGDCTNGPLGWLSILLSSALLVLASVETHARLTPETSAGVTDVSRSSRDRALAGTPRSEWPRISATVPVQIHGPTPLLAIGKTPPSPTPGSPRLTPKPEALSVFRGLISQPAESSEPSKSSLGPTLVPVENHNTKMPPTAHLDLSTRHPPNISSIPGRQAHSTSFATPSRPPVFGGTSLDFSAWSLSPTPSRPSHHPNTITPGTPSMPPLTVKADVHGGSSTPGPPQGSTSSFVGGSTPSLGHDGPPGLETTKKMSFSTSEETSGTSGAPSASPGMTDLAPRAVWASSSSISAASDTRESPRTSQTGSTATAPAPTPGPCWPGKTPPPSRPRPSRDLVRPCLVAIACLAALAAAFLMSTVVLCVRRSGRKYRVQRAPEQTEMTFMSALMPERKSGGAARSRSDPFSAASFPAIHSVLDSDDDIADNLTLSSFLQDNERFV; this is translated from the coding sequence atGACAGGTGACTGCACAAACGGGCCGTTGGGTTGGCTCTCGATTTTGCTTTCGAGCGCTTTGCTAGTCTTGGCAAGCGTAGAAACGCACGCCAGGTTGACGCCGGAAACGAGTGCGGGCGTCACTGATGTAAGTAGATCATCTCGCGATCGGGCTTTGGCGGGAACTCCCCGTAGCGAGTGGCCGCGGATTTCAGCGACAGTTCCGGTCCAGATCCACGGTCCGACACCGCTTTTGGCAATTGGAAAAACTCCTCCTTCTCCTACTCCTGGAAGTCCCAGGCTTACCCCGAAACCTGAGGCTCTCTCCGTCTTTAGAGGTCTGATCTCTCAACCGGCGGAGTCTTCGGAACCCTCAAAGAGCAGTTTGGGGCCAACTCTAGTCCCGGTGGAAAATCATAACACTAAAATGCCACCCACTGCTCACTTGGATCTGTCCACTCGCCATCCGCCAAACATCAGCTCCATCCCTGGACGTCAAGCACATTCTACTTCATTTGCCACCCCAAGCCGGCCTCCAGTTTTTGGCGGCACATCTCTGGATTTTTCCGCCTGGAGTTTAAGCCCCACGCCCTCTCGACCATCACACCATCCAAACACCATCACACCTGGAACGCCATCAATGCCACCTTTGACCGTCAAAGCGGACGTCCACGGTGGGAGCTCCACTCCTGGACCTCCCCAAGGGTCAACATCCAGCTTTGTCGGCGGCTCTACGCCAAGCCTCGGGCACGACGGTCCTCCGGGTTTGGAGACGACCAAGAAGATGTCTTTCAGTACTAGCGAAGAGACATCCGGCACCTCCGGAGCCCCGAGCGCTTCTCCCGGGATGACCGATCTGGCACCCCGGGCCGTTTGGGCCAGCTCGAGCTCCATTTCGGCAGCTTCGGACACGAGAGAGTCGCCGAGGACGAGCCAGACCGGGTCTACGGCTACGGCTCCCGCTCCGACGCCCGGCCCATGTTGGCCTGGGAAGACCCCGCCGCCCTCGAGACCGCGTCCCTCCCGCGACTTGGTCCGACCCTGCCTGGTGGCCATCGCGTGCCTGGCCGCCCTGGCCGCCGCCTTCCTGATGTCCACCGTGGTCCTGTGCGTCCGGCGCTCGGGCCGAAAGTACCGGGTCCAGAGGGCCCCGGAGCAGACGGAGATGACGTTCATGTCGGCTCTGATGCCGGAGAGGAAGTCCGGCGGCGCCGCGAGGAGCCGGAGCGACCCCTTCTCCGCCGCCTCGTTCCCGGCGATCCACAGCGTCTTGGACAGCGACGACGACATCGCCGACAATCTCACCCTGAGCAGCTTTCTTCAGGACAACGAGCGTTTTGTTTAG